Proteins from a genomic interval of Deltaproteobacteria bacterium:
- a CDS encoding GNAT family N-acetyltransferase, with amino-acid sequence MSGLEVRRARPDELARCLAIRREVFVEEQGVPLDEEMDAHDAACRHFLALAAGEAVGTARLRETEGGRVKAERVAVRRSVRRSGIGRALMRALEDEVRARGHRELVLNAQVAVIAFYERLGYRVEGPEFLEAGIPHRAMRKPLT; translated from the coding sequence ATGAGCGGCCTCGAGGTCCGGCGCGCCCGCCCCGACGAGCTCGCCCGCTGTCTCGCCATCCGGCGCGAGGTCTTCGTCGAGGAGCAGGGCGTGCCGCTCGACGAGGAGATGGACGCGCACGACGCCGCGTGCAGGCACTTCCTCGCGCTCGCGGCGGGCGAGGCGGTCGGCACGGCGCGCCTCCGGGAGACGGAGGGCGGGCGCGTGAAGGCCGAGCGCGTCGCGGTGCGGCGTTCCGTCCGGCGCTCCGGCATCGGCCGGGCGCTCATGCGCGCGCTCGAGGACGAGGTGCGCGCCCGCGGCCACCGCGAGCTCGTGCTGAACGCGCAGGTGGCGGTGATCGCGTTCTACGAGCGGCTCGGCTACCGCGTCGAAGGGCCCGAGTTCCTCGAGGCGGGCATCCCGCACCGCGCGATGCGGAAGCCGCTCACCTGA
- a CDS encoding GNAT family N-acetyltransferase, which produces MRNPCLVGTKVYLRPLEEADAAECHVWLNDPDVRRTLAVRGVPHTEASSRAWIRALDPRRDQVFAIVTNEGGLYVGNCGLHDIDPIDRHATLGIVIGRKDRWGQGFGAETVRLLCRHAFDDLNLHKVCLSCYATNERGLRLYARAGFTVEGRRREQVFIDGRWVDEILLGLLRDELAQG; this is translated from the coding sequence ATGCGCAACCCCTGTCTGGTCGGCACGAAGGTCTACCTCCGCCCGCTCGAGGAGGCCGACGCGGCCGAGTGTCACGTCTGGCTCAACGATCCCGACGTCCGGCGGACGCTCGCCGTGCGCGGCGTCCCGCACACGGAGGCAAGCTCGCGCGCCTGGATCCGCGCGCTCGATCCGCGGCGCGACCAGGTGTTCGCCATCGTGACGAACGAGGGCGGCCTCTACGTCGGGAACTGCGGGCTCCACGACATCGACCCCATCGACCGCCACGCGACGCTCGGGATCGTCATCGGCCGGAAGGATCGGTGGGGCCAGGGCTTCGGTGCCGAGACGGTCAGGCTCCTCTGCCGGCACGCGTTCGACGACCTCAACCTGCACAAGGTCTGCCTCTCGTGCTACGCGACCAACGAGCGGGGCCTGCGGCTCTACGCGCGCGCCGGCTTCACCGTCGAGGGCCGCCGCCGCGAGCAGGTGTTCATCGACGGGCGCTGGGTCGACGAGATCCTCCTCGGGTTGCTGCGCGACGAGCTCGCCCAGGGATGA